The segment ATGAAGTAGCGGAGCATCCGCTCGGTGATCTCGAAATCGGCGATCACGCCGTCTTTCAGGGGCCGTACGGCGACGATGTTGCCGGGCGTGCGCCCGATCATCTTCTTCGCCTCAGCACCCACCGCGAGGATCCCGCCGGTGTTGGTGTTGATGGCCACGACCGACGGCTCGTTGAGGACGATTCCGCGGCCCCTGACGTACACCAGCGTGTTGGCGGTCCCGAGGTCGACAGCCATGTCACGGCCGATGAACGACATGTTGTTCCCCATGAGGATACGTCTGGCCTTCCCAACTGGAGCGAATGCTTACTGGAGGTCGGCAGGAGGTGATGCGCTGTGAGGCGCGGAAGCCTCCATCGTAGTTCGTAGTGCGCCCACTCGAACACGTCGGGAGGCTGTTCCGCCATTGTCAGCCGTACACGCACCCGCCCCCCTCAATGGTGACGTCGTGTCGCGGTGATGCGTTCCCCCGATCGTGTCGTATACACCAAGGGGCGACCGGTGATTTCTACGGTCGCCCCAGGTCACGAGGGGTGTACAGCTGATGACGTGTCAGGAAATACCGGGGAAGAAAATCTTGATCTCGCGCTCGGCGGACTCTTCGGAATCCGACGCATGGATCAGATTCTCCCGGGTGATCGTTCCGAAGTCCCCACGAATGGACCCACTCGGCGCGGCAATCGGGTCAGTCGGACCGGCCAGCGCCCGTACGCCCTCGATCACCCGCTCGCCCTCGACGATCATCGAAACGACCGGACCGGAGGCCATGAACCCGACCAGCGGCTCGTAGAACGGCTTGCCGACGTGCTCGGCGTAGTGCTGCTCCAGGATCTCGCGGTCCAGGCTGCGCAGCTCCAGCGCGCTGATCGTCCAGCCGGCCTTCTTCTCGATCCGGCCGATGATCTCGCCGATCAGACCGCGCTGGACGGCGTCAGGCTTGAGAAGGACGAGGGTGCGCTGGCTCACGAAGGGACTCCCTGGATATGAACAATGGTCAGCGGGTGCACTGAGGCTACATGGGGGACACGCCGCCACGGGGCGCAGCCCCCGGCCTCCGGGACGCCCCGTGGAACCGGCTCTAGGGGGTGTCGTTCGGATCATGGTGGATCAGGGAGCGGGGTCTGGTGCGTGCGATCGCAAGGCGGAGGAGGGAGTCGACGCGGAGCGTCGGCGAGTGACGACAACGCGGCGAGCGTGCGTGCCAGACCCCGCGAGCCCGCCATGATCCGAACGACACCCCCTAGGCGGGCCTGCCGGCCGCTTCGCCGGCCGCCTCGGACTGCGCCGCCCAACGGGCCTTCGCCTCATCGATCTTGCGGCCGAAGTGCACCGACGCCCACCACAGGGCGGCGAAGACCGCGCCCAGGAAGAACATCGTCGGCACCACGAAACCGGCGGCGATCAGAGCGGCCTGGAGCGCCCAGCCGAGCTGGACGCCACCCGGACGGGTCAGCATCCCGCACAGCAGCAGGCTCAGCAGCATCCCGATCCCGCTGACCGTCCAGATCGTGACCTCGGACAGCCCGGTCATCTGCGTCGCGACCAGACCGGCGAAGCCGATCACGAAGAATTCGCCTATCAGAGTGCTGGCACACAGCGTGCGCATGGTTCAGCCCCTCCCCATCAGCAGCCGGGCCTCGCCGACCGTGATCACCGAGCCGGTCACCAGCACACCGGCGCCGGAGAACTCGCCCTCTTCCTCGGCGAGGGTGATCGCCGCCTCCAGGGCGTCGTCGAGCCGCGGCTCCACCTGGACCCGCTCGGCGCCGAAAACCTCGACGGCGACGGCCGCAAGCTCGTCCGGATCCATCGCACGATGGCTGGAATTACGGGTCACCACGACCTCGGCGAAGATCGGCTCGAAGGCCTCCAGGAAGCCCCGAACGTCCTTGTCCCCGCTGGCGCCGACCACACCGACCAGACGGCTGAACCCGAACGCCTCGGTGACCGCCTCGGCCGCGGCCCGAGCGCCCGCCGGGTTGTGCGCCGCGTCCAGCACCACCGTCGGGCTGCGCCGCACGACCTCCATCCGGCCGGGCGAGGTGACGGCGGCGAACGCGGAGCGGAGGGTGTCGATGTCGAGCGTGCGGGCGTGCTCCGAGCCGACGCCGAAGAACGCCTCGACCGCGGCGAGCGCCACCGCGGCGTTGTGCGCCTGATGGGCGCCGTACAGCGGAAGGAAGATCTCCGGGTACTCACCGCCCAGGCCGCGCAGCGTCAGCATCTGCCCGCCGACGGCCACCTCACGGGAGAGCACCCCGAACTCCATGCCCTCACGGGCGACCGTGGCATCCACCTCGACCGCGCGCTTGAGCATCACCGACGCCGCGTCCACCGGCTGCTGGGCCAGCACGACCGTGGCGTCCTTCTTGATGATCCCGGACTTCTCCCCGGCGATCTGCTCGGGCGTCTCGCCCAGCCGGTCGGTGTGGTCCAGCGAGATCGGGGTGACCACGGCGACATCACCGTCGATCACGTTCGTCGCGTCCCAGGTGCCGCCCATGCCGACCTCGACGACCGCGACGTCCACGGGGCTGTCGGCGAAGGCGGCGTACGCCATGGCCGTGAGCACCTCGAAGAACGACAGGCGGTACTCCTGCTGGGCGTCGACCATCTCCACGTACGGGGCGATGTCCCGGTACGTCTCGATGAACTGCTCGGCGGAGATCGGGCCGCCGTCCAGGCTGATCCGCTCGGTGATCGACTGGACATGCGGGCTGGTGTAGCGGCCGGTGCGCAGGTCGAAGGCGGACAGCAGGGACTCGATCATGCGGGCGGTGCTGGTCTTGCCGTTGGTGCCGGTGATGTGGATGGACGGGTAGGCCCGCTGGGGTTCGCCGAGGATGTCCAGCAGCGCCGCGATGCGCTGGACCGACGGGTCGAGCTTGGTCTCGCCCCAGCGGCCGGCCAGCTCCTCCTCGACGGCGCGCAGCGCACGGTCGACCTCGGGGTCGGCCGGCCGGGCGGGGATCCCGTCCCCCTGCGGCGGGCCGGCCTGCGCGCGCAGGGTCCGGCTGCCGGCCTCGATCACCGCGAGATCGGGGTCACGGTCGGTCTCCGCCTCGACCAGTTCGTCGAAGGCGTCGTTCGGGTCGGGGTCGTCGTTCTGGGGGCGCTCGCTCACGCCGACCAGTCTACGAGGCACGTGTGACAGCGGTGCGCTGCGTTGCCCTCCCCGGCACCGCGCCGCTGCCAAGGGCGGCCGGCCCGGTCCACGCCCCGGCGTGCGCCCCTGCGCCGGGGGCCGGGGACGGGCCGGGGACAGGGGCCGGCGACGGGGGCCGGGCCGGCTACGACGGCAGCGCCGCCTTCATCATGGCCCGCGCGATCGGGCCCGCCAGCCCGTTGCCGGAGACCTCGTTGCGGGCGGCATGCCCGTCCTCGACCATCACGGCCACCGCCACCCGGTGCCCCTTGCCGTCCTCGGCGTACGAGACGAACCAGGCGTAGGGCGTCCCGCTGTTGTCGACGCCGTGCTGGGCGGTGCCGGTCTTGCCGCCGACGGTCAGTCCGTCGATCTTCGCGCCGGAGCCGGTGCCCTTGTCCACGACCGTCTGCATCGCCGACCGCAGCTGCTGGGCCGTGCGCGCCGACATGGCCTTGCCGTCGCCGTACGTCTTGGGCTCGTTCTCCTGGACGGTGTTGCCGCCGCCGTCGGTCAGCTTGTCGACCAGCTGCGGGGTCTTCAGCTCGCCGCCGTTCGCGATGGCCGAGCTGACCATCGCCATCTGGAGCGGGGTCGCCTGGTCGTCGAACTGGCCGATCCCGGACAGCGCGGTCTGCGCCTCGTCCATGTTCCCGGGGTAGACGCTCTTGCCGGCCCGCACCGGGGTGTCCACCTTGCCGTCGTTGAAGCCGAACTTGTCGGCCTGCGCCTTCACCTTGTCCTTGCCCAGGTCAACGGCCATCTTCGCGAAGACGGTGTTGCAGGAGTACTGGAGCGCGGTGCGGATGTCCGCGTTCTTGCAGGGCGCGGCGGCGTTCTCGTTGGTGAGCTTGGTGCGGGTGTTGGGGAGGGTGTACGGGTCGGGGCTGTGGGTGGGCTCGTCCACCGAGGTGTACAGCCCGTCCTCCAAGGCGGCCGCGGCCACCACCAGCTTGAAGGTGGAGCCGGGCGGCAGCGGCTGCCGCAGCGCCCGGTTGACCTCGGGGTCCTCGGTGTCGCCGGACATCTTCCGCCATGCCTTCTGGTCGGCGCTGCTGGACCCGGCGAAGGTCCCCGGGTCGTACGACGGGGTGCTCACCATGCCCAGGATCCGCCCGGTGGCCGGGTCCATGGCGACGGCGGCGCCCTTCTTGTCACCCAGCGCCCGGTAGCCGGCCTTCTGCACCGCGGCGTCGATGGTGGTGGCCACATCGCCGCCCTTGGCCCGCTCGCGGGTGAGCGCGTCGGCGGGGGTCTGGAGGCGGCTGTCGGAGCCGTCCAGGAGGTCGCCGTAGAGGCTCTCCAGCTGGTTGCTGCCGAAGATCTGCGAGGTGAAGCCGGTGACCGGCGCGTACAGCGGGCCGTCCTTGTAGGTCCGCTTGTACTTCAGCGTGTCGGAGGTGGTGGCGGAGCCGGTGACCGGCTCCCCGCCGACGAGGATGTTGCCCAGCGGCGCCGAGTACTTGCCGATCGTCACCCGCGGATTGTGCGGGTCCTCCTTGTAGTCGCTCGCCTTCGCGCCCTGGAGCCAGGTCACCCAGCCCATCAGCGCGACGATCAAGGCCAGACAGAAGACCGCAGCCCGTCGCAGGGGTTTGTTCATCGGGCGCGGCTCCTCAGGTACGGGACGTGCGGTGCTGCCGCCACTACGGCATTCCGGTCCACCGTGCCTCGGCCAGATGAGAGCGCGATGAGAACGCCCGGACCGCCGCCCGGGGCCCCGCCCGGCCCCTGCCCGCCGGGGCCCCGGCCCCCCGCGGACCACCCCGGCAACGGCGCAGGCCCCCCGCCCGTACGGACGAGGGGCCTGCGAGGTCTGCCGCGTTACCCCTTCGGCAGGGCCGCCAGCTGCGCGGTGATCCGGACGATGTCCGCCTCCGCGGCCTCCAGCCGGCCGCGGATCTTGTCCACCACCTTCTCCGGCGCCTTGGCCAGGAACGCCTCGTTGCCGAGCTTGCCGGTGGCCTGCGCCTTCTCCTTCTCGGCCGCGCCCAGGTCCTTCGTCAGGCGCTTGCGCTCCGCCTCGACGTCGATGGCGCCGGACAGGTCCAGGGCGACCGTGGCACCCGCGACCGGCAGCGAGGCGGTGGCGCTGAAATCGTCACCGGCCGGCTGAAGCCGCAGCAGCGAGCGCATCGCAGCCTCGTGCGCGGCCAGCGCCGTACCGGACAGGTCCAGCTGGGCCGGGACCTTCTGGCCGGGCTGGAGCCCCTGGTCGGAGCGGAACCGGCGGACCTCGGTCACGACCTGCTGAACGGTCTCGATCTCGCGCTCCGCCGCCGCGTCCCGGAAGCCGCCCGGGGCCTCGGCCCCAGGAATGACCACAGCCTTCGGCCACTCGGCGATCACGACCGACTCACCGCCGGTCAGCGTCGTCCACAGGGTCTCGGTGACGAACGGGACGATCGGGTGCAGCAGCCGCAGGGTGACGTCCAGGACCTCGCCCAGCACCCGGCGCGAGACCTCTGCGGCCGGGCCGCCCGCCATGAAGGTGGTCTTGGACAGCTCGACGTACCAGTCGAAGACCTCGTCCCAGGCGAAGTGGAAGAGGGTGTCCGACAGCTTCGCGAACTGGTAGTCGTCGTAGTAGGCGTCGACCTCGGCGACGACCGAGTTCAGCCGGGACAGAATCCACCGGTCGGTCGCCGACAGCTGCTCGGCGGGCGGGAGTTCACCCTCCACCGTCGCACCGTTCATCAGCGCGAACCGGGTGGCGTTCCAGATCTTGTTGGCGAAGTTACGGGAGCCCTGGACCCAGTCCTCGCCGATCGGGACGTCGACACCGGGGTTGGCGCCCCGGGCGAGCGTGAACCGGACGGCGTCCGAGCCGTAGGAGTCCATCCAGTCCAGCGGGTTGACCGCGTTCC is part of the Streptomyces platensis genome and harbors:
- the folC gene encoding bifunctional tetrahydrofolate synthase/dihydrofolate synthase, which gives rise to MSERPQNDDPDPNDAFDELVEAETDRDPDLAVIEAGSRTLRAQAGPPQGDGIPARPADPEVDRALRAVEEELAGRWGETKLDPSVQRIAALLDILGEPQRAYPSIHITGTNGKTSTARMIESLLSAFDLRTGRYTSPHVQSITERISLDGGPISAEQFIETYRDIAPYVEMVDAQQEYRLSFFEVLTAMAYAAFADSPVDVAVVEVGMGGTWDATNVIDGDVAVVTPISLDHTDRLGETPEQIAGEKSGIIKKDATVVLAQQPVDAASVMLKRAVEVDATVAREGMEFGVLSREVAVGGQMLTLRGLGGEYPEIFLPLYGAHQAHNAAVALAAVEAFFGVGSEHARTLDIDTLRSAFAAVTSPGRMEVVRRSPTVVLDAAHNPAGARAAAEAVTEAFGFSRLVGVVGASGDKDVRGFLEAFEPIFAEVVVTRNSSHRAMDPDELAAVAVEVFGAERVQVEPRLDDALEAAITLAEEEGEFSGAGVLVTGSVITVGEARLLMGRG
- the ndk gene encoding nucleoside-diphosphate kinase, with product MSQRTLVLLKPDAVQRGLIGEIIGRIEKKAGWTISALELRSLDREILEQHYAEHVGKPFYEPLVGFMASGPVVSMIVEGERVIEGVRALAGPTDPIAAPSGSIRGDFGTITRENLIHASDSEESAEREIKIFFPGIS
- a CDS encoding DUF4233 domain-containing protein; the encoded protein is MRTLCASTLIGEFFVIGFAGLVATQMTGLSEVTIWTVSGIGMLLSLLLCGMLTRPGGVQLGWALQAALIAAGFVVPTMFFLGAVFAALWWASVHFGRKIDEAKARWAAQSEAAGEAAGRPA
- a CDS encoding peptidoglycan D,D-transpeptidase FtsI family protein produces the protein MNKPLRRAAVFCLALIVALMGWVTWLQGAKASDYKEDPHNPRVTIGKYSAPLGNILVGGEPVTGSATTSDTLKYKRTYKDGPLYAPVTGFTSQIFGSNQLESLYGDLLDGSDSRLQTPADALTRERAKGGDVATTIDAAVQKAGYRALGDKKGAAVAMDPATGRILGMVSTPSYDPGTFAGSSSADQKAWRKMSGDTEDPEVNRALRQPLPPGSTFKLVVAAAALEDGLYTSVDEPTHSPDPYTLPNTRTKLTNENAAAPCKNADIRTALQYSCNTVFAKMAVDLGKDKVKAQADKFGFNDGKVDTPVRAGKSVYPGNMDEAQTALSGIGQFDDQATPLQMAMVSSAIANGGELKTPQLVDKLTDGGGNTVQENEPKTYGDGKAMSARTAQQLRSAMQTVVDKGTGSGAKIDGLTVGGKTGTAQHGVDNSGTPYAWFVSYAEDGKGHRVAVAVMVEDGHAARNEVSGNGLAGPIARAMMKAALPS